accaTCAACAAGTTTCTAtacaatgatatataaaatatgatgataatatttttataaattccaataataaataaaacaacTTGAAATCATATAAAACCAAAGGTACAATTTTGTCATTTATGATTCTGCTAATATCTTGATTTtagtttaaagaaaaaaaaagaccacGAATAAGTCACTAGCAGAAACAAACACTGAAAATTAATATAGGAGACCCCATATCTTTCGTTTGCAAAATGAGGCTTGAATTTTAATGGAAATTCAAATGACATATACAATGATATATTCAATGCAGCtcgaattttaattttaattaacaacaacaacaacaacaacaataaattttaaccaaatcataaagtaaaatcttaGCAAACAAAGAATTTGTACACACCATCTAACCAACCATTGATTATAGTTACCAAACATTCAACTTGTGGTCAATGAgagaaaattacaaaaaaaaagagaaaagaaaatcaataaataaaatactaataaaataaaattacgaaaaaagaaaaaaaaaataatatttattttttcccATCTGATCTAATTGGTACATTTTAAAAACATGCATACAACGTATTATATGCAATTATAAATGGGGCGATAGAAGCTACTACCGGAGAAGCATGTGGTCATCTCATTCAAAACGTGACATGTATAGGTATGCCTGCGCATGTGTCACGTATTTGGTAACGTGACACACATGTACATGGAAAATATGTGTCACGCAACACGTTGCTTGATCCGATATTTAAACAAAATTATTACAATGGATCAATTTGTTTTCTCTATAGGTATTAAAACAATTATTAATGATGTCCTGATTAGTTCAATATGATTCTAATCTTTGTGTGTAGAAATATCGAAGTACCATCAAGATATCCCTGAAGATCAATGGTATATTTTCTAAGAAACACTTGGGCAGATGAGTTATCATTGTCACTGTCATGAGAAAGTGGAGAGgctgaggaggaagagaagagattCGACCTTTGTTATTAAGGTGGAAGCTCGAGGGGACAAATTAGTAAGATAGTTAGACGAGGCCCAATAATGCATCACCAGCTAGACAGATAGTGTTGTTGGTTGGAGCACCATTAATTTTGAAGCCCTCCAAAGTAGTCAGGTAACATCCACTTCATCCCTTATACAATCGAAAGTAGACATAGAAGAGTTTATGGTTTGTGGTGATATTAGCATGATAAAATTTCTGGATGAACACTATAAGATAGTATCATGAGTTGAACGATGTCTAAGAAGATGAGATCCTTTACTATTGTAGACCAGTCATAGTCAATGGGTGGAGGGGGAACCTAAGTCTTATATCTGACGTCattgatatttttttctaatacctACCGAGAAAACAAATTGATCcattgtaataattttttttcatttctatAGAAATATCAAATAGGATTTTACTGTTTTTATCTATCccatttgaataatatttttttcttaaaaaaatgtgTGCGAAGCTACGCGTGTCGGATCAAGCAACGTGATGCGTGACACATATACGTGTGTGTCGCGTTACCAAATACATGACACACGTGCGGCTATACCCATACGTGTCACGTTTTGAAATAGATGACCACATCCTTCTCCGGTAGTAGCTTCTCCCTCTGGAGATGGTGGTCTTTGGATGTTTGGTAAATCCCAAAAATCAATGCCGCTCGCCCCATTTCTGAAGGTGGAGAAAGAAGGTAGGGGTGATAGGAGATGCCTTCTCTCCACCCGAGGAGAGGTGGAGACGACATCATCCTTCCTTCTTGGGTGGAGTGAAGGAAGCTTCGAACACATTGACTCTCCCTATATCCCCACGACTCCTCATATATTTGTTCTAACAATTTGATCACAAGAATAGTTGTTACTATGCAGATGTCTGCAGCAGCTTAAACGGATAGTTTTGAATCTACCAAAAGCTTTCGTTTGCCTCAGCTCTTTTGCTTGCATGGTGATGAAGACATCGGCCGGTCACCGTGGATGGAGCCAACATCCAACCTAGAGCCAAACCACCATGGATGGAGTCGACATGCGACCTGTAAAGGCCTCGAcgaaggcagcagcagcagccttcTGCTTCAATGCACTGCTGACGACCGAGGATGATGGTGTTGTGCCAGAAATCTCTTGTTTGAGAGCCAAGAACTGATGTTTCTATACGATTCTTAACATTCGATTAGCTTGTAGTTGTTTGTTATTTCTTGATGAACAACCGTGTGTATGTATTATCTGAGTCGAGAACATTTGTTGCTTTGATGATTAGTGTCTTACTTATCCGGCCGTGCTGGCGTCGTTCCCGGTGGTGACGTGCCCCGAAgcgaggggcgccggggaggggatGGTGGGGCGGGAATGCGCCGTGTGCCTGACCGAGTTCGGCGTCGGCGACGCTCTCCGGGTGCTGCCGCCGTGCCGCCACGGGTTCCACCCGGTTTGCATCGACCCCTGGCTCGCCGGCCACGCCACCTGCCCGCTGTGCCGGTCCGACTTGGCGGCCGGCCACGTCATTGTCAACGGAGTAGAGGCGTAATGGCTGCGACGGTGGAATGCTTTCTCATGCAGGTCAACGCCTGGTGTCGCGTTGACCTGATGTTGGCATTAAATGAACTTTGAGCCCTAAACACATTcgaatgcataaattttttttgtcttttttataCTTTTCCTTTACTtcttttttattcatgaattatttATATTCTACTGTTCTTTTTGGCTTTTTCCGTTGTTTTTTTGACACGGTGACTCCTGTGATAAATAGATCTAAAGGACAAAAACAAAGTCATGATTTAGCAATAATGCCTTGTCAGTTTTTATCTTTCACAAATATTTTCTACTACATCATGATCATTTTTCCCTTATCTttacatacttttttttttccttttgtgggGGTGTTTCTTTACATTAGTATTACAAAATGGTAAATCACCCGAGTCAACTTGAGATGGAGTGTTTTGTAATCCCTATTATTTGGTGTTGGCACTCAAACCTGAATTAAATCCGAGTAGATGTCTAGTTAGGTAAATCACACAGGGTTAACCAAATTGTACTCGTAAAAATTACACAGAAAATAATGTTGATGTGGCGAGGAAATTAGCAGACAACAGAGAGGAGACTGGGCTTGGAGGAATGAGTGAGGAAAGAAGATCCTATCGAGCTTCACTCTTAGCTGACTTGAGTTGAGAGGTGTGTAAGAAAAAGAAGTACCACTTACAGTTCTAAGGAGTCATCAAATTGGCTTCAGTCTGTTGAAATATATCACACTAGATACTactgatcaaaatacttaaattaaaattaatataatatactaatcagatccttataagtcaaATTTAGTCTTTACTCACTTTCGATATAGGACTAATTAGGGTGTCAGAAAACACTAGAGATATGGTCAAGAGCAAAAGGTAGTTGCTAAGTAAAGACCAACCTTCACCTGGGAATACTAGGGTTAGTCAGAAGGCAATATGACAGGTTAAGGTAGTTCCAAAGATCGAAAAAATTTTGTATGAAAACTAGTGTGGGGAAGACTTCCTACATATCTAAATGGTTCTCTAGATTTGGTCCCTCTGCTATGCTCTCATGTTCTGTTTATCAGAACTATAGTGACTCAGCTAAACCACTTCCTCCCTGAGTGTTGCTTTGCTCTTTGAGTTCTGAAATTTGGAACAAAACAAACTAAGTTCAATTTTGATTGCTTTGCCTGTTGGAAGAGAAAACAGTTCCTTGTTGTTATTATCTGCTCCTTATGGATTCTTTAGAACCATTGAAATAAATGACTGCCATTTTTGCAACTGCAAGGCTAAGATGATGACTTTAGTAGCTGTGGACATGATTGATGTTCACACACTTAGGAAGATGGGAAACAATGGATGCAGCAGGAACTATtgttaactatgatttttccagtGATACTCATCAACTTTTTAGGTGTGAGATATATTATTATAAGAGATAAAAGAGCAAAGACTAATTAATTACTGCAGACTACTTCTCCAAGAAGTTTAGCTGGGTGTTGCAAGCCGAAAGCATTGCAGTCTCGGAGGCCCTTCTTTTTGCTTGCAGTAAGGGCCTCAAGAACATTTGAGTGCGATCGGATTGTCTCTAGGCAGTAACAGGGATGCTTATTCTCTACTTGGTCTTATATATGTGTGAGAGTTTAACTTGTACTTTGGTTTGGTGACACACCCAGTTATCAAGATTTTACACCTTATGAGTATTTTGTACTCTTTTATTTaagatttaatataaaattttataaaaacagAAAGAACTAAAAACTATGACACCTTCTAGAAAAAcctagaaagaatttttttttaggaAAATCACCCAAATCATTAATATGAAATCTCGGTAtcgatatttaatattatatgtatttaagagtaatttatcaaaaaaaaaacttttagtaTTAGGCCTCTACATAGCACTCTCCTAATTAGTTTTTACCAAAGGatacattatttaaaaaaaaaatgttaataCCCTTAAACTATGTTGTTCTAAGCTATAGATCGGTGGGTCGATTTAATCAAATATGATTATCACGATTACAATCAAATCAAACTTTGTTGAATTTATGAATTAGTGTAACTCAAATATAACACAAGCTACACTCCAGTGTAACTAAGGTATCTTTATCAAACCAATCTAAATTTCTTCGTAACTactaatacataattttaaaatatttattattttttttaaaaaaaattatgattttaggatgaataaattttaaaatagaataTTTTTGAGTTGTAGCtcgttaatttttttatcaaatcattctattttttttagaattactAGAGtgagataataatatatttaatttttttaaaataaatttaagatgattaaattttaaaatataatatttttggatTGAATTTATGATCAAGTAAAATTCAAGCTTAATAATATGATTATAACTTAGTGTACTCTTTAAATCTTCACCAAACTAATAAtatgtttagtattatttttatataaatttaggatCTAATAAATAAAGTCAAATCTAGTGAAATGATAATAACTATCAttttatgattttaataaaaaaattcagtcaaaataaaaaaattccttagtaaaaatcaaatatgAGGTGCCACCTTGTAAAAGTCCAtcgatatgagtttttttttcgataaattatatttatttttaattatataactATTTTCTAACATATAAATATTACATATATAAGTATGATTAATCTCCATcagttaattattatttaaaattttaaataaattttattctaTTTAAGTAAATTATATAACATGAGATGCATTTGAGGTATTTTACATATTTTAAGCTAAATTAGATAATAGTAACTATACTTAATTGTTAGCAATACAAGTTTCTTAGATTGATATTGGTAGGATGATTGTATTTGACGGatattaatattttgattatgcatatgCTATATCAAAAATTGTAACCATAAATGGattattttaacattttaaaaaacatagatatgtaaagaaaaaaaacaaattaCATGTATCTATAAATACTCCGTGATATTTCTATCTATCCTCTAAATCTAAGTTAAGCACACACATTGTTGTAAAATTCAAAAACTTGAAGATACATGAGGAAACATATAATTAATGAAAGTAATAAATGATATTCTATGTatttaatatttaaagataataatGATCGCTAGTACTGATTTGAGTTTATTAGACATGAAAGATATAAACATTTAGAGGACAAGAGGGATATGCATGTAATATTAAAGTTTGTAGGGACAAATATGACATTTAGAAATTGCGAAAGGATAAATAtgtaaaaccaaaaaaaaaaaaatactaatacGTGGTTCGGGATCGGTCCGGTCCAGCTCCCGGGTCCGGTACGTGCGAACCCAGGTCACGAAGCAATTGCCCTAGTTGTGAGTAcacccgtctctctctctctctctctttctctctctctctcgtggcgTCCGCCCGCACAGAGAAGACGGGGCTGAACTCCTCACAGTGCCTCCTCCCTATCTTTCCCAGGTTCGtctctcgtcttcttcttcttctatatcCTGATCTGTATCTCGATCCCTCTATAATCATGTTCTATTTAAATCTCAAAGCTTAGGTCGAAGACGGAAGAACCGTGGAGAAACTCATATTTCTCCACATATCTTCTGCTGTCGTTTGGGTGTTATTGGCGCTTGATACACTAGGGATTTTAAAAAGGTGCATCTTTAGGTCTGGGTGGTGGTCCTGCTTAGTTTTTCCCTTTTCGTGGAATCCCGATCTGTGTCTCTATATCTCTATAATCATCTTTCGTTCAGTTTTTTCAAATATTAGATTGAAGACGGAAGAAGCGTAAAGGGACTCCTTTTTCTCCGCATCTTTGTCTCTTTTGTTGTTCTGGTTTTGAAATTTGATGTAACTGGGAATTCAGAGAAGTTACATTTTTAGGGTTGAGTGGTAATCTGCTAGACATTTTCCCGTGGAAGTTTTAACTCTTCCATGCGGACTGCAATGTATCTGAAAACACTGGCAGAAATCTTTCTGAGGTAAATAGTCGTCGATTGGAGTTGAGTAACACAATCTAACTTCAAAAAGAACTTGGATTTGGTTATCTGTTGGGGAAGGTTTGTGCTTTCTTGACCGAGAATGAAGCACACAGAACGATTCCAAAAGAATCATTCGGCAATAAACAATGTTATTTGGAGTTCTGATTGGCTAATTCTCCAAGTATTAAGAAATTTTTGTCTGCTTGTTTGCCTTAGCCATTTTCCTTCAAATTCTTTTAAATATTATGGCTAAGATATGTATCTTTGTCATGGTGGATCTGTGTTACGTTCTCATACCTAAGAATGAATTCTCTCTGTTATGATCTATACTCTGAGCCTAAATTTGTgtaagaataatatttttattgtcttATCGCAGCCCTTGATTGTCAAAAATTGAAATTcattaagtaaaaaaaatctcGACCATTGCGTGTTTCACTAGTGGGTTTCTCTACTGTTTCTTCTCTCCAAATCAACTGCCGTTCTTGCCTGAGGTATTTGTCTGTCCATTTTTACTTTTGGATGCAGTCAAGTAAAGATAATTTTAGTGACCATATATCCTAAAATCGGCAGAGAAGTCTAAATCTAGGAATAGCCTGATACTTCAGTTCTGTGTcacaaaagttcttcaacttcacATTTAGTTATCCTTGATTCTAGTACTAAAACAACACTAGGCTATTTCTTTAGACTCTTTAAATGAGGAGAGGTTAAACAATAACTCGAATTCCCTCAGTATATTGGAAGTCCTAATCCACAGTAAAGATGACATCTGTGCAACCCCTCAAATAAAGTATCAGCTCTTTATGGTGTACTTTGTAGGAATCAATTTGTGTTTTGTGTGATCCGCATAGTTTGAATATGATATTATGATATGTCATACAAATTAGTATTTGTTTTACAGGGTAAAAACTGATGCAGTAAACATTATCATTTAGATTTTACCAACGGGGTCAGCACTCCTTTGTTGTCTCCAAAATTGTTTCCTTAAGAACTTCATCTATCTATCATTTCCTTTGGTCGTGGATTCATTTCACTTCCTGCTTATTTTATTTCTTACTGTctacttccccctttttcttcatcTCCCTGTTTCCTCGCTTTGTTGATTTTTCATGGATTTCATCCAATTTGGTCCCTAGAACAAGCAAATCTCTCACAGATTATCTTTTGGATCTCACTTCCCAGTTTCACATCACTAGAAAGATCGTCCTGAAACAAGGTATTCATTTGTCTCTTACTAATTGAGATTTTGACCCCATATGATATATTTGGGCCCCTGCTGAGCTAAAGAGCTCTTTGATTACAATTTATGcagtttttcttccttttcattgCCATGTTTTTGTGCTTCTTGAGTTTGTGCAGACTAGGGCTTGGGAGTTCGATTGACTGTGGAATTGGGGTGATCCCATCCTTTTGTTTCTTCCTGATTGAGTGTGTGTTTCAGAAATCCTCAATTTGGAGGATTAATTGGGAGTAGTTGTTGGAGGGGTCATTGGATTATGGGCAGCAGTGAGGCTGATGCATCTGCCAAGGCTCCAAAGACATCCACAGCTCAGGTACTCAGATGTCATCCTTGTAGTCTAAAATTTCTATATTGTCTGTTTGGGCTGTTGTTTGCTGGAAAAAACAGCTTTTTTTCTTGAGTGTTCTTGTTTTAGGAACAAACTCCTGCCACTAGCTCCACCCCTGCTGTGACTGTTTACCCAGACTGGTCGACCTTTCAGGTGTTGCTGTATTTCTATGGACGAACTCTTTCATCTTTTCGTCATAAATGTTCTTGCTAGTTGATTATTTATACGCTTTAGGGAACTTATTAAGTCCTTGTTTCTCACTCTATTAGGCATATTCACCGATTCCACCACATGGTTTCTTCCATTCTCCGGTGGGATCGAGTCCCCAGCCTCATCCTTACATGTGGGGACCTCAGGtgctttttattattgatttACTTAAAGGATTGTGTTTTTGGGATTTGTTCAAATGTTTGTCTTTGTCCAGGACAGGCAGGTTCTCAATGCATCTATTGTTGTTTGGACATTTTAAAAGCAGAAATCAGTGAAacattgagaaaaaaattatagtAGAAAACTTTTCTTTTTAGTCCATTTTAATAGCAGTTATGATGGTAGTCATTTGAATACATTGTTATGTTAACATCACGTGAACTAGATGGTCATAAAGTCTGTGAAATTGTTTTAGTGTCTTGTCAACAGGTAAATTATACACTAAGCACTGCTaaatattcatcacatattattttGAAAATTGCATATGTTGTACAATGGGAGATCTGACACTGTACATTAGTTACTTGTTGCTGGCTTTGAGTGCTCAGAAAACTACAAAGAGCTTATTTAAGATATATTATCTCCATCTCATACTTGCATACACTATTGTCCAACCTGCCAACTAGGGTTTCCGATATCAGGCAGCACACCAACATATATCATCACttcaatgcatgcatgcatatttcCATACGTGTCACACATGCGGTAATTTCCATACGTGTCACGTATGTGGTGACACACCTATACTTTGTGCTTTGAACACTTCGGATCAAGCAACGCCTGACACGGATCTGTGTGTGTCACGTCACCACATACGTGACACACATGCAGTAATTTCCATACGTGTCACGTTTGAAATATCTCCGGGGAGACGGTGGTTTTCAGATGTTTGGCTCCCTCATTTCTGAAGGTTGAGAAAGTAGGTAGGGGTGATCGGAGATCCCTTCTCTCCACCCGAGGAGAGGTGAAGATGATATCATCTTTCCTTCTTGGGTGGAGTGAAGGGAGCTTCGAACACGTGCACTCTCCGTATATCCTCACGACTCCTCATATATTTGTTCTAACAATTTTGGGTAGCGGACCTATGGTAGTCATTGGCTGCACCGCTATGGTTCTAGTATGAATGAACATACTGACTCGTGGTATGCTGTTATGTACCATGGTACCagaagggagaagaaaagaagtatAGAAGGGAGAAGGTGGCAGAAAAAACAGAGGagtagaggaggtggtggaggaggagccaaCGGCGGCCAAGGAAGATAAGGAGGAGACCACAACCAAGCAAGATGAAGAGGCTGCAGCCAAGGAAGATGAGGAGGTGCTCATGGCAGATAAGGTTGATGAGAGGAATACCACCAACacagaaaacaaagaaaacaGGCTTACTGCCTGGTCCAAACTCATTACCAGGACTGTGGGCCTGGAACAAGTGGTAAGCACCATACCGCATGTGGACCACCGAAAATTAGGGAGTGTGCATTGTTGATTTATGCCTGGGACAGATAAATATGGACAATACATCCGGTCCGAACAAAATTGCATTACTTGGTATATGTCATTGTGTTATTTCTTCCCTTAAAGCAAGTATCTTCTTCTCCATTTTGATCAAAACTTAAATAAAGGATGAAATGACAAATTTTGTGTCCTAGAAAAAAAACCAATATGATATGACAACAATAAGTCATAATGCAAAAACTATTTGACTATTAGAAGTTGGATATATGGGTCTTATTCTGCCATTGAACTCAGTTGGGGGCAATATCGCTAGTCAAACTAAGAACAACAAAACATTTTATGGTTTTTAATAAAGTATACATAAGTATTCCTCTATCTTTGCTCATTATACTAATCAATCGTTAATTCATCTCATCCAAGCAATGCATCTATAATTTCTCTTCGAATATGATTCATCATCTTGAGTTAATTTTCGTCAATTTATCCTTGATTGGACCTACACCTAAATGTTCACAGATGTAAaattttctactctttttctaTTAACTCCACACATCTAAACATTCTTATTTTTGCATTTGTAGATATAATCTCCTAAGATCTAACTTGAACCATGTAGCACAAATCCTGTTCCACCAATTACCTTTATCGAGGGTAGTATATCTAGTCAAACTaagacatcaaatcatttttcatggtttttaataaagttttcttAGCTATTTCTACCTCTCACAAACTCACAACACTAATCATAATTATTTCACCTCCTCTAACTGTGTCTGTCCGTCTGcaccattttaaatattttttcatcaatgtatccccaattgaacctataattaattgtttataaatgtaaatgtttcttattctattctagtattttcacaaccatctcaacatcctcatcttcccatcactaatttttgtacatgcaatttaccaactgcccaacattccgaaccataaattacagctgcctatgcacattcaaatatcatagaagacaacagacatgtggcatgacacaacattaacttacctcgttctccattcaaaatatcaaccaaaataaCACAGACAACAGAAAATATAACCAAAGATATGATGGAAAGTCCTTTTATGTTCTCCTAGTGTCACTTGAAGTCCTAAAATGCAGACTAACTTCTTATAGAAACCAAAAACTACTTCATGTCATAGTAGAAGCGCTTAGTGACTATGAGTAAGCAAATCAATTTAGGCACGATAGGGACGAATGAGAAGATACAATGAGGCATTTGCAAAAAGGGTAAAAAATGACATCCATAGCACCAAGAGATTCCTATTACCGTGATATTAGATGACAACTAAAGAAAGAAAGCCcacaaaaggaaaggaaagagaTGCTCACATTCTGAGAATTGGCATCACTCCCTTCACTTGAACTCTCACTTCCACTTTCACCACTACAAAAAATCAGTTCTTTTAGAAAAGGGATGACATATATTTTGCAAACAGTGTCGTCCTAAATGTAGTAAATAAAATGATGACAATCAAACCTATTTTTGATATACCTCTGAGAGAAGGCTCCATTGGCTGGTTGCCCTGATAATTTACCTGGCTCGCTGTTGTTCTTCCCTGTAATCATATTTAAACTACCTAAACTTCCTTTGGATCTTTTCAGGGGACTTCTTTCCTTACCTACAGATGACTTACCATCAATGTCCACTCCAGGAGCAGTTCCCTAGAGATATAATACATCATAATCAGTTTGATTATTTCAAATATATAATAAGGTTTGTTTGGTGCAGCAAATAACTCACAGAAGCCTCAATGTTGCTGCtcggagaagccatagcataaggGCTAAAAGGATGTGCCCCCTGTTCAATATTTGCAGACTGAtaagaagcaaaaaaattgcaTCTAGGAAAAGAGAATTTGCATGAGAT
The DNA window shown above is from Musa acuminata AAA Group cultivar baxijiao chromosome BXJ2-4, Cavendish_Baxijiao_AAA, whole genome shotgun sequence and carries:
- the LOC135609872 gene encoding bZIP transcription factor 1-B-like isoform X1 yields the protein MGSSEADASAKAPKTSTAQEQTPATSSTPAVTVYPDWSTFQAYSPIPPHGFFHSPVGSSPQPHPYMWGPQHLMPPYGTPPPPYVMYPPGGLYSHPSIPPGAHPFSPYAMASPSSNIEASGTAPGVDIDGKSSVGKERSPLKRSKGSLGSLNMITGKNNSEPGKLSGQPANGAFSQSGESGSESSSEGSDANSQNVSISFLSFCGLSFFSCHLISR
- the LOC135609873 gene encoding bZIP transcription factor 1-D-like isoform X2, which gives rise to MGSSEADASAKAPKTSTAQEQTPATSSTPAVTVYPDWSTFQAYSPIPPHGFFHSPVGSSPQPHPYMWGPQKGEEKKYRREKVAEKTEE
- the LOC135611410 gene encoding RING-H2 finger protein ATL8-like produces the protein MDGVDMRPVKASTKAAAAAFCFNALLTTEDDGVCLTYPAVLASFPVVTCPEARGAGEGMVGRECAVCLTEFGVGDALRVLPPCRHGFHPVCIDPWLAGHATCPLCRSDLAAGHVIVNGVEA
- the LOC135609873 gene encoding bZIP transcription factor 1-D-like isoform X3, yielding MGSSEADASAKAPKTSTAQEQTPATSSTPAVTVYPDWSTFQAYSPIPPHGFFHSPVGSSPQPHPYMWGPQDRQVLNASIVVWTF
- the LOC135609873 gene encoding bZIP transcription factor 1-D-like isoform X1, whose protein sequence is MGSSEADASAKAPKTSTAQEQTPATSSTPAVTVYPDWSTFQAYSPIPPHGFFHSPVGSSPQPHPYMWGPQAGSQCIYCCLDILKAEISETLRKKL